Sequence from the Amycolatopsis sp. NBC_00345 genome:
ACCCCGTTGCGCGAGGCGCTGATCGGGCTGGCCGACCGCGGGCTGCTGGTCGCCGCGCCGGGCCGCGGGTTCCTCGTCGCGCCGTTCGACCCGGAGGAGGCCCGGCAGCTTTACCCGCTCGTGGCCGAGCTGGAGTCGCTCGCCCTGCGCTGGACCTCGCCGCTCGACCTGTCGTCGCTGCCGGACCGGCTCGACCTGCTGGCCGACGAGATGGCGGCACTGCCCGCCGGGTCCGATCTGTCCGCTGTGGACGATCGCTGGCACGCGCTGTTGTTGTCCCGCTGTGGAAACCCGCACCTGATGCGGCTGATCGACCAGACCAAACCACTGCTCAAACGGTACGAGTCCGTGTACTTCGGCGGCGCGGAACGTGCGGCCGAGAGCATCGTCGAGCACCGGCGGATCGCGGCCGCACTTCGCGACGGCGACCTGCCCGGCGCGTCGGCCCTGCTCATCCGTAACTGGGTCAAAGCATTGGCCTACATAGAAAGGGGCTGATCCACATCAAGGTCTTCGCGCACCTGTCCGACATCCACCTCGACGGCGGCGAGCGTGCCGACGCCCGCGCGGCAGCGGTGCTGGACTACCTGGGGAACCTCGCCCGGCCGGTGGAGGCTGTGCTCGTCACCGGCGACATCGCCGACCACGGCTTGCCCGAGGAGTACCGCCGGGCCGCCGAACTGCTCAAGAACCCCGCGCCGGTGCTCGTCTGCCCCGGCAACCACGACGTCCGCGCGCCGTTCCGCGAGATCCTGCTGGAGCTGCCGCCGGGCGACGCGCCGGTGAACGTGGCGGCGGACATCGGGGGCGTCCTGGTCGCGATGTGCGACTCGTCCATCCCGGGCCGGGGCGCCGGCTACCTCGCCGACGAGACGCTGGCCTGGCTCGACGAGGTGCTCACCGGTCACGACGGGCCGTCGCTCGTCGCGTTCCACCACCCGCCGGT
This genomic interval carries:
- a CDS encoding metallophosphoesterase codes for the protein MKVFAHLSDIHLDGGERADARAAAVLDYLGNLARPVEAVLVTGDIADHGLPEEYRRAAELLKNPAPVLVCPGNHDVRAPFREILLELPPGDAPVNVAADIGGVLVAMCDSSIPGRGAGYLADETLAWLDEVLTGHDGPSLVAFHHPPVEVGVPLVDAIRQTGEERLAEVVRRHPGIAGLLCGHVHTGAGTTFAGVPVRVAPGVVSGSLLPVEPGADRGWDEGGPLDFERPPSLLLHVLHDDGRLTSHQRVVPFTG
- a CDS encoding GntR family transcriptional regulator: MTKRLLRGDLIEEITTQVLDGRLLADARINEVHLARELGVSRTPLREALIGLADRGLLVAAPGRGFLVAPFDPEEARQLYPLVAELESLALRWTSPLDLSSLPDRLDLLADEMAALPAGSDLSAVDDRWHALLLSRCGNPHLMRLIDQTKPLLKRYESVYFGGAERAAESIVEHRRIAAALRDGDLPGASALLIRNWVKALAYIERG